A genomic segment from Clostridium pasteurianum BC1 encodes:
- a CDS encoding transketolase family protein, with protein sequence MYEDVEVRQVLGNTLDKIMEKDDRIVVLDADLAKANGTISLREKYPERAFDIGIAEQNMTSVAAGMAAYGMIPFIGTFTPFASRRICDQITISVCYANRNVKILGTDPGIAAELNGGTHMSFEDIGVLRSIPNIVIYEVVDAVQLEKALPKIINYEGPVYIRMFRKVAPVVFDENYEFDLFKADLIKEGADVSIFATGIMVKEAIEAEKILRQENINAEVINIHTIKPIDREAVIKSAQKTGAVVTCENHNIIGGLRSAVAEVLIEENPVPVKTIGIKDHFGEVGFTPYLLEKYGMTKEHIVKAAKEVISKKSGCMV encoded by the coding sequence ATGTATGAAGATGTGGAAGTAAGACAGGTACTTGGAAATACTTTGGATAAAATAATGGAGAAGGATGATAGGATAGTAGTATTAGATGCAGATTTAGCCAAAGCTAACGGAACTATTTCGCTGAGAGAAAAGTATCCTGAAAGAGCCTTTGATATTGGTATAGCAGAGCAGAATATGACTTCAGTAGCTGCTGGCATGGCAGCTTACGGAATGATTCCCTTTATAGGTACATTTACTCCTTTTGCCAGCAGGAGAATATGTGATCAGATAACAATATCAGTTTGCTATGCAAATAGAAATGTAAAAATACTTGGAACAGACCCGGGGATTGCAGCAGAACTAAATGGTGGTACACACATGAGTTTTGAGGATATTGGAGTTTTGAGAAGTATTCCCAATATAGTAATTTATGAAGTAGTAGATGCTGTTCAGCTTGAAAAAGCATTACCTAAAATAATTAATTATGAGGGACCTGTATATATAAGAATGTTTAGAAAAGTTGCTCCTGTAGTATTTGATGAAAACTATGAATTTGATCTATTTAAAGCAGATCTAATTAAAGAAGGAGCAGATGTAAGTATCTTTGCCACAGGAATAATGGTGAAGGAAGCTATTGAAGCAGAAAAAATATTAAGACAGGAAAATATAAATGCTGAAGTAATAAATATACACACCATTAAGCCAATAGACAGAGAAGCTGTAATAAAATCTGCACAAAAGACAGGGGCAGTAGTAACCTGTGAAAATCACAATATAATTGGAGGACTTAGAAGTGCCGTAGCGGAGGTATTAATAGAAGAAAATCCTGTACCTGTTAAGACAATAGGAATAAAAGATCATTTTGGAGAGGTTGGCTTTACTCCTTATCTATTAGAAAAGTATGGAATGACAAAAGAACATATAGTTAAGGCGGCAAAAGAAGTTATAAGTAAAAAATCTGGTTGTATGGTCTAA
- a CDS encoding transketolase, whose protein sequence is MNESENNFLIEKSKHIRRLTVDEIGTLGIGHIGGSLSIVDVLVVLYYKHMNIDPGNPKKEARDRFVLSKGHAGPTLYSILADKGYFPLEELHTLNQPGTNLPSHCDMLRTPGIDMTTGSLGQGLSCAVGMAKASKIKKDSAYIYAVVGDGESQEGQIWEAAMLASQLKLNNLIAFTDYNKLQIDGEVKDINNLDSLQDKWKAFGWNVINVADGHDVKEIDTAVIEGKKSMKKPTMIILNTIKGKGVSFVEDKGAANHNMPFGEEDKIKALQELN, encoded by the coding sequence ATGAATGAGAGTGAAAATAACTTTTTAATAGAAAAAAGTAAACATATAAGAAGACTTACTGTAGATGAAATTGGTACTTTGGGAATTGGACATATTGGTGGTTCTCTATCTATAGTGGATGTGCTGGTTGTTCTATACTATAAACATATGAATATTGATCCAGGTAATCCCAAAAAAGAAGCCAGAGACAGATTTGTGTTATCAAAGGGACATGCAGGTCCAACACTATATTCCATTCTTGCAGATAAAGGCTACTTTCCACTAGAAGAACTTCATACTTTAAATCAGCCTGGGACTAATTTGCCAAGCCATTGTGACATGCTGAGAACTCCTGGTATTGATATGACAACAGGATCTTTAGGTCAGGGCCTATCCTGTGCAGTGGGTATGGCAAAGGCTTCAAAAATAAAGAAAGACAGTGCATATATTTATGCTGTGGTTGGAGATGGAGAGAGTCAGGAAGGGCAGATCTGGGAAGCAGCTATGCTTGCTTCACAATTAAAATTGAACAATTTAATTGCCTTCACTGATTACAATAAATTGCAGATAGACGGTGAGGTAAAGGATATAAATAATCTGGACTCTTTACAGGATAAATGGAAAGCCTTTGGATGGAATGTTATTAATGTAGCTGATGGTCATGATGTAAAAGAAATAGATACTGCTGTTATAGAAGGAAAAAAATCTATGAAAAAACCTACAATGATTATCTTAAATACAATAAAAGGTAAAGGTGTTTCCTTTGTAGAGGACAAAGGGGCAGCTAATCACAATATGCCTTTTGGTGAAGAGGATAAAATAAAAGCGCTTCAGGAGCTAAATTAG
- a CDS encoding iron-containing alcohol dehydrogenase family protein, producing the protein MDWFYKQPVKIIFGIDKVKDLYNILKDLNYKNGLLVCGPSFAENGAAEKILDYSKGLITKIFSNIVPNPTVDNVDNCADVIRKNNIGFVLALGGGSPIDCAKAAASLCKTEDSIVLYHNQEKKFGKEHIPLIAVPTTSGTGSEVTAVSVLTNPHIGRKAPLASENFYPEYAIVDPTLTLTVPKQITASTGLDVLSHALEGFWSKDHQPICDALALHAASLVFKYLEKAYINGEDIEAREKMSEASLIAGLAFGLPKTTGSHACSFPLTNIYKLPHGEACAFTLDYFTRINAEAEDGRVNDFAKQLGFKDANDMADRIKELKFSMNMKVSLQDAGIRDEEVETLAELSIHPNLLNNPVKMEKKDLIEMFRSFK; encoded by the coding sequence ATGGATTGGTTTTATAAACAGCCTGTAAAGATAATATTTGGAATTGATAAGGTTAAAGATCTATACAACATTCTTAAAGATTTAAATTATAAAAATGGACTTCTAGTGTGTGGTCCCAGCTTTGCTGAAAATGGAGCAGCAGAAAAGATTTTAGACTATTCTAAAGGATTAATAACTAAAATTTTTTCTAATATTGTACCAAACCCTACAGTAGATAATGTAGATAATTGTGCAGATGTTATAAGAAAGAATAACATTGGATTTGTATTAGCTCTTGGAGGAGGAAGTCCTATAGACTGTGCCAAAGCAGCGGCAAGTCTATGTAAAACTGAGGATTCTATAGTGCTTTATCATAATCAGGAAAAGAAGTTTGGAAAAGAACATATTCCACTTATAGCTGTACCAACTACCTCTGGAACGGGAAGTGAGGTTACAGCGGTTTCCGTGCTTACTAATCCTCATATTGGGAGGAAAGCACCTCTTGCCAGTGAAAATTTTTATCCTGAATATGCCATTGTGGATCCCACATTAACTTTAACTGTGCCAAAACAGATAACAGCCTCTACAGGCCTTGATGTGTTATCCCATGCCCTTGAAGGTTTTTGGAGTAAGGATCATCAGCCAATTTGCGATGCTTTGGCACTGCATGCAGCTTCTTTGGTTTTTAAATATTTAGAAAAGGCTTATATAAATGGTGAAGATATAGAAGCAAGAGAAAAGATGAGTGAGGCCAGTTTAATTGCAGGACTTGCTTTTGGCCTTCCAAAGACCACAGGTTCCCATGCCTGTTCTTTTCCACTGACTAATATATACAAACTGCCCCATGGAGAAGCCTGTGCCTTTACCTTAGATTATTTTACCAGGATAAATGCTGAGGCTGAAGATGGCAGAGTGAATGATTTTGCCAAACAATTGGGTTTTAAGGATGCCAATGATATGGCAGACAGAATTAAAGAACTAAAGTTTTCAATGAACATGAAAGTAAGTTTACAGGATGCAGGAATAAGGGATGAAGAGGTTGAGACACTTGCAGAACTTAGTATTCATCCTAATTTATTAAATAATCCGGTGAAAATGGAAAAAAAAGATTTGATTGAGATGTTTAGAAGTTTTAAGTGA
- a CDS encoding RpiB/LacA/LacB family sugar-phosphate isomerase: protein MKIIIGSDKSGFTLKEAIKEHLSSIGYQVSDVGTKDINEPLPYFKVAPIVAKAIQDKEFEKGILICGTGMGMSIVANKHKGVYAAVVESVYGAKKSRAINNANVLTLGGWIIAPELGLDIVDSFLNTEFTEGLEEWRQEFLKNAYKEVKGIEEKL, encoded by the coding sequence ATGAAAATAATAATTGGTTCTGACAAATCAGGTTTCACTCTTAAGGAAGCTATAAAGGAGCATTTAAGTTCTATAGGTTACCAGGTTTCAGATGTGGGTACAAAAGACATCAACGAACCACTTCCATATTTTAAAGTTGCTCCTATAGTTGCTAAAGCTATTCAAGATAAAGAATTTGAAAAGGGTATATTAATTTGCGGCACAGGTATGGGAATGTCCATAGTTGCCAATAAGCATAAGGGAGTTTATGCAGCTGTAGTGGAAAGTGTCTATGGAGCTAAGAAATCTCGTGCAATAAATAATGCCAATGTACTTACACTGGGCGGTTGGATAATAGCTCCGGAACTTGGTTTAGATATAGTAGATAGCTTTTTAAATACTGAATTTACAGAGGGACTTGAAGAATGGAGACAGGAATTTTTGAAAAATGCCTATAAAGAAGTTAAGGGAATAGAAGAGAAGCTATAG